A single region of the Rhodoligotrophos defluvii genome encodes:
- a CDS encoding fumarylacetoacetate hydrolase family protein, producing MRIATYAKDGKERLGIIVAEAILDLARARQRLSGAEGPETALDFLAAGQAALDEAAELVEKARAEDPSALFERLDTVRLLSPIPRPHKNIFCVGRNYKAHIEEGARARGAAPSYPEVPEFFTKPPTSVIGHDAEIRLDPRVTGKLDYEVELAFVIGQRCRDLAASDAERVIFGYTVLNDVTARDLQFSHGQWFKGKALDTFCPIGPWIVTTDEFGTPSGRRLSLRVNGETRQLSSTADMLFSCAEILESLSAGMTLEPGDIVTTGTPSGVGLGMSPQVWLADGDVIEAEIEGVGVLRNTVRAVG from the coding sequence ATGAGGATCGCGACCTACGCGAAAGACGGCAAGGAGCGACTGGGGATCATAGTCGCAGAGGCGATATTGGACCTCGCCCGCGCGCGCCAGCGCCTGAGCGGCGCCGAGGGGCCGGAAACCGCGCTCGACTTCTTGGCCGCGGGACAGGCAGCATTGGACGAAGCCGCCGAATTGGTCGAGAAGGCGCGCGCCGAGGATCCATCAGCACTCTTCGAACGCTTGGATACCGTGCGCTTGCTTTCTCCGATCCCGAGGCCGCACAAGAACATCTTCTGCGTCGGACGCAATTACAAGGCGCACATCGAGGAAGGCGCGAGAGCGCGGGGGGCCGCGCCTTCCTATCCGGAAGTGCCCGAGTTTTTCACCAAGCCGCCGACTTCGGTGATCGGCCACGACGCCGAGATCCGCCTCGATCCGCGGGTTACGGGAAAGCTCGACTATGAGGTGGAACTGGCCTTTGTCATCGGCCAGAGATGCCGCGACCTGGCGGCGTCGGACGCCGAACGGGTCATCTTCGGTTATACCGTGCTCAACGACGTCACCGCGCGCGATCTCCAGTTCTCGCACGGCCAATGGTTCAAGGGAAAGGCGCTCGACACGTTCTGCCCCATTGGCCCCTGGATCGTGACCACCGACGAGTTCGGCACACCGAGTGGCCGGCGGCTGTCGCTGCGGGTGAATGGCGAGACCAGGCAGCTGTCCTCGACCGCAGACATGCTCTTCAGTTGTGCGGAGATCCTGGAAAGCCTTTCCGCCGGCATGACGCTGGAGCCCGGTGACATCGTGACGACGGGGACGCCGTCCGGCGTGGGTCTTGGAATGTCGCCGCAGGTCTGGCTGGCAGACGGCGACGTCATCGAGGCCGAAATCGAAGGAGTGGGTGTGCTGCGGAACACGGTGCGGGCGGTCGGCTGA
- a CDS encoding thiolase family protein, whose product MTPLGKHVDKSIKALTAAAVRAALDDAQLEIAEVEAAWFCNTRQGALEGQHGIRGQAALRAFGFEGIPIFNTDNACASSSSGVFQAYAAVKAGLVDIALVVGAEKMVYPEKRREMFEAFKGSWDRELADQHMKVLLSLGDGVPVSPEAEADASPERSVFMDIYAAQARFHMQTFGTTERQIAAVAAKNHTHSQHNPYAQYRFPLTVEDVLADRLVVWPITRAMCAPISDGACALLLGSETAVRRLGRGQRAVKIRGIGVSSSSNRDPKAYDRHLTRVAAQRAYEQASVGPRDISVAELHDATAFAEILHCENVGFCAYGEGGPLAESGATNLGGRLPINVSGGLLSKGHPIGATGAIQLFELVTQLRGEAGARQVEGASLALAENGGGFHGVEEAACVVTILEKPVV is encoded by the coding sequence ATGACGCCGCTCGGCAAGCATGTCGACAAATCGATCAAGGCGCTCACGGCGGCAGCCGTCCGGGCTGCTCTGGACGACGCGCAGCTGGAAATTGCTGAGGTGGAGGCAGCCTGGTTCTGCAACACGCGCCAGGGCGCGCTGGAAGGCCAGCACGGCATTCGCGGGCAGGCCGCCCTGCGCGCGTTCGGCTTCGAGGGCATTCCGATCTTCAACACGGACAATGCCTGCGCAAGCTCCAGCTCCGGCGTCTTTCAGGCCTATGCGGCGGTGAAGGCGGGACTCGTGGATATCGCGCTGGTCGTGGGCGCGGAGAAGATGGTCTATCCCGAGAAACGGCGTGAGATGTTCGAGGCCTTCAAGGGCAGCTGGGACCGCGAACTGGCGGATCAGCACATGAAGGTTCTGCTGAGCCTGGGCGACGGGGTGCCCGTCTCGCCCGAGGCCGAGGCCGACGCCTCGCCAGAACGGTCGGTGTTCATGGACATCTATGCCGCGCAAGCCCGTTTTCACATGCAGACCTTCGGCACGACCGAACGGCAGATTGCCGCCGTCGCGGCCAAAAACCACACGCATTCCCAACACAACCCTTACGCCCAATATCGCTTCCCCCTCACCGTGGAGGACGTGCTGGCGGACCGGCTCGTGGTGTGGCCGATCACGCGCGCCATGTGCGCGCCGATCAGCGACGGCGCCTGCGCGCTGCTGCTCGGATCGGAGACGGCGGTGCGGCGGCTGGGGCGGGGGCAGCGCGCGGTGAAGATCCGTGGGATCGGGGTCAGCAGCAGCAGCAATCGTGATCCCAAGGCCTATGACCGGCACCTGACGCGGGTTGCGGCACAGCGGGCCTATGAGCAGGCGAGCGTGGGCCCGCGGGACATCTCCGTGGCCGAGCTTCACGATGCGACGGCCTTCGCCGAGATCCTGCACTGCGAGAATGTGGGCTTCTGCGCCTATGGCGAGGGCGGGCCGCTGGCCGAAAGCGGCGCCACCAACCTTGGCGGGCGGCTGCCGATCAACGTCTCCGGCGGACTTCTCTCCAAAGGGCATCCGATCGGCGCGACCGGAGCGATCCAGCTGTTCGAGCTGGTCACCCAATTGCGCGGCGAGGCGGGCGCACGGCAGGTGGAGGGCGCCAGTCTGGCTCTGGCCGAAAACGGTGGTGGCTTTCATGGCGTGGAAGAGGCTGCCTGCGTCGTCACGATCCTCGAAAAGCCGGTGGTATAA
- a CDS encoding MaoC/PaaZ C-terminal domain-containing protein yields the protein MPFDPNRLLTWRVPDKIQILSRRDVALYALSIGFGRDACDRSELRFVDPASPDFTAFPSMALVLGYPGFWLGDPALGIDALRVLHAEQSLEILRPIPVEGRITGRTRVTDLIDRGAEKGALLYSEREVFDSKGQIFARLRQTHILRGDGGFGGPSHKPPAPVSGLQGSPAGIVDLPIRPEQALLYRLNGDMNPIHSDPLAARQAGFPKPLLHGMCTFGMVAKAVAQQLCSDDPARLVAMSARFTGPVFPGETLRTEIYANGAFRARVLERDAVVVDFGASSTANATEQEKVTDHAV from the coding sequence GTGCCCTTTGATCCAAACCGCCTGCTGACCTGGCGCGTGCCGGACAAGATCCAGATCCTGTCGCGCAGGGACGTGGCGCTCTATGCGCTCTCGATCGGCTTCGGCCGCGATGCCTGCGACAGGAGCGAGCTACGCTTCGTCGATCCCGCATCCCCGGATTTCACCGCCTTCCCTTCGATGGCGCTCGTCCTGGGGTATCCTGGCTTCTGGCTAGGCGATCCGGCGCTCGGGATCGATGCCTTGCGTGTTCTGCACGCGGAGCAATCCCTCGAGATCCTGCGGCCGATTCCCGTCGAAGGCCGGATCACCGGCCGCACGCGGGTCACGGATTTGATCGACCGCGGGGCCGAAAAGGGTGCCCTCCTCTATTCCGAGCGCGAGGTATTCGACAGCAAGGGGCAAATCTTCGCGCGCCTAAGGCAGACCCATATTCTTCGCGGCGATGGCGGCTTTGGCGGTCCCTCGCACAAGCCCCCGGCTCCGGTCAGCGGCTTGCAAGGCAGCCCGGCGGGCATCGTGGATCTGCCGATCCGCCCCGAGCAGGCACTGCTCTACCGCCTGAACGGCGATATGAATCCCATCCACAGCGATCCGCTGGCCGCCAGGCAAGCCGGCTTTCCGAAACCACTGCTGCACGGCATGTGCACCTTCGGCATGGTGGCCAAGGCGGTGGCGCAACAGCTGTGCAGTGACGACCCGGCACGATTGGTCGCAATGTCGGCACGGTTCACAGGGCCGGTCTTCCCGGGCGAGACGCTGCGCACCGAGATTTACGCGAATGGGGCGTTCCGGGCCCGCGTGCTCGAACGCGACGCCGTTGTCGTCGACTTTGGCGCGAGCAGCACGGCGAATGCGACAGAGCAGGAGAAAGTGACGGACCATGCCGTCTGA
- a CDS encoding FAD-binding oxidoreductase — MEGETGIIVLGEDIPAKHYADWTRLPPVRPLALARPRTVAQVSAILRACHETRTPVVPQGGLTGLVGGAHPVPGCVALSLDRMVGVDDVDPVAGTMTVLAGTPLEQVQAAAEEAGWSFPLDLGARGSCTIGGNLATNAGGNRVIRYGTARDHVLGLEVVLPDGTVVSALNRLVKNNTGYDLKQLFIGSEGTLGVITRAVLKLQPRPRGTIVALCAAPGYDNLLMLLGALRSQLGPALTAFEAMWPDFWDFMTTKLGLRPPFAAMHGAYALIEISSMDPERCSERLEACLAGLMDEAAIADALVAQTAREAADFWRIREGVGELRNLLGPITSFDIGLAAQDADAFIRTAVADIRANWPDAVHMAFGHLGDNNVHLVVHIPSAGASQPKAEIEAEVYGALAAFGGSVSAEHGIGLTKKPYLSLSRSEAEIAAMRRIKHAFDPLGIMNPGKLLDST; from the coding sequence GTGGAGGGCGAGACGGGGATCATCGTCCTCGGTGAGGATATTCCGGCGAAGCATTACGCTGATTGGACGCGCCTGCCGCCGGTGCGACCGCTCGCGCTGGCGCGGCCGCGCACGGTCGCCCAGGTTTCCGCCATTCTTCGGGCCTGCCATGAAACGCGAACGCCGGTCGTGCCGCAGGGCGGCCTGACCGGGTTGGTCGGGGGTGCGCATCCCGTGCCGGGGTGTGTGGCGCTGTCACTCGATCGGATGGTCGGCGTGGATGATGTCGACCCGGTGGCCGGCACGATGACCGTGCTCGCCGGCACGCCACTCGAACAGGTCCAGGCGGCCGCGGAAGAGGCCGGATGGAGCTTCCCGCTCGATCTCGGCGCCAGGGGCAGTTGCACGATCGGCGGCAACCTCGCCACCAATGCCGGGGGCAACCGCGTGATCCGCTACGGTACGGCGCGCGATCATGTCCTCGGGCTCGAGGTCGTCCTGCCCGACGGCACGGTGGTGAGCGCGCTCAACCGTCTGGTCAAGAACAATACCGGCTACGACCTGAAACAGCTCTTCATCGGTTCCGAGGGCACGCTCGGCGTCATCACGCGCGCGGTGCTCAAGCTGCAGCCGCGACCGCGTGGCACCATCGTCGCACTATGCGCCGCACCCGGTTACGACAATCTTCTCATGCTGCTCGGCGCGCTCCGGTCGCAGCTCGGACCGGCGCTGACGGCTTTCGAGGCGATGTGGCCCGACTTCTGGGATTTTATGACGACAAAGCTGGGTCTTCGCCCCCCGTTCGCCGCGATGCATGGTGCCTATGCGCTCATCGAAATCAGCAGCATGGATCCGGAGCGCTGTTCGGAACGGCTGGAAGCCTGTCTGGCCGGCCTCATGGACGAGGCTGCCATAGCGGACGCGCTGGTCGCACAGACCGCGCGAGAGGCCGCAGACTTCTGGCGCATTCGCGAAGGCGTGGGCGAGCTGCGCAACCTGCTCGGGCCGATCACCTCTTTCGACATCGGCCTTGCCGCGCAGGACGCCGATGCTTTCATCCGCACGGCCGTAGCGGACATTCGGGCAAATTGGCCCGATGCCGTGCACATGGCCTTCGGGCATCTCGGCGACAACAACGTTCATCTCGTCGTCCACATCCCCTCGGCCGGAGCCAGTCAGCCCAAGGCGGAGATCGAGGCCGAGGTTTACGGCGCGCTGGCCGCGTTCGGCGGCAGCGTCTCGGCCGAGCATGGCATCGGCCTGACCAAAAAACCGTATCTCAGCCTTTCGCGCAGCGAGGCCGAGATCGCAGCGATGCGGCGGATCAAGCACGCATTCGATCCGCTGGGAATCATGAACCCGGGAAAGCTGCTGGACTCGACATGA
- a CDS encoding AMP-binding protein: MNGPGPTVYLGDDVLPGQRLKDRARRAASGFRCLGVGREDCVAILMRNDGPFLEATVAAQTVSAYPVPLNWHFTPDELLYVIGDCTPKVLVSHADLLASIVGRLPDGMMVLAVPTPQHIAEAYRIERHECRVAAGWTDWNDWLSRHAPLDDAPPAATDSLIYTSGTSGHPKGVRRKPPSPDQAEKNEEMRSRVFGIGPGDRVLVSAPLYHTAPNFFALRALRMAETLVLPPRFDPKGLLADIERHRITHLYAVPTMFVRLLELDPGIRRHYDLTSLRFVLHAGGPCSPSVKLRIIEWLGPVVHEYYGSTEHGPLTFCTSEEWLAHRGTVGRPAPGVTIRIEDSEGNPLPTGSVGEILAKNAAHPDFTYHNRQAERDALQRGELIRTGDMGYVDQDGFLYLCDRKRDLIISGGVNIYPAEIEGVLSEYPGVRDTAVFGIPDPAYGEAVMAVVQPCQDAKLEADAIRAFLKTRLAAFKLPRVIEIRHDLPREESGKIRKRLIREPYWKNAQRSI; encoded by the coding sequence ATGAACGGCCCTGGCCCAACGGTATATCTCGGTGACGACGTGCTACCCGGCCAGCGCCTGAAAGACCGGGCGCGAAGGGCGGCCTCGGGTTTCCGCTGTCTTGGTGTCGGGCGCGAAGATTGCGTCGCCATCCTGATGCGCAATGACGGCCCTTTTCTCGAAGCAACCGTCGCGGCGCAGACGGTGAGCGCCTATCCCGTGCCGCTGAACTGGCATTTCACGCCGGACGAGCTGCTCTATGTGATCGGCGATTGTACGCCGAAGGTGCTGGTCTCCCATGCGGATCTCCTGGCCAGCATCGTCGGCAGGCTGCCGGACGGCATGATGGTGCTGGCCGTTCCGACTCCTCAGCACATCGCGGAGGCCTATCGTATAGAGCGCCACGAATGCCGCGTGGCCGCGGGCTGGACGGATTGGAACGACTGGCTCTCCCGCCACGCGCCGCTCGACGATGCTCCGCCGGCTGCGACGGATAGCCTGATTTATACCTCCGGCACCTCTGGCCATCCCAAGGGCGTGCGCCGCAAGCCCCCCTCGCCCGACCAGGCCGAGAAGAATGAGGAGATGCGCTCGCGGGTCTTCGGGATCGGCCCGGGCGATCGCGTCTTGGTCTCGGCGCCACTCTATCACACGGCGCCGAACTTCTTTGCGCTGCGCGCGCTACGCATGGCCGAGACGCTCGTGCTTCCACCACGCTTCGACCCGAAAGGCCTGCTGGCGGATATCGAGCGCCATCGCATCACTCATCTTTATGCCGTTCCGACGATGTTCGTGCGCCTGCTGGAGCTCGACCCCGGGATCCGCAGGCACTACGACCTGACATCGCTCAGATTCGTACTGCATGCCGGGGGGCCGTGCTCGCCCTCCGTCAAGCTGCGAATAATCGAATGGCTTGGACCGGTGGTGCACGAATACTACGGATCGACCGAGCACGGGCCGCTCACCTTCTGCACCAGTGAGGAGTGGCTGGCGCATCGGGGAACGGTGGGTCGCCCGGCACCGGGCGTGACCATCAGGATCGAGGACAGCGAGGGAAATCCGCTTCCGACCGGCAGCGTCGGCGAGATCCTCGCGAAGAATGCCGCCCATCCGGACTTCACCTACCACAACCGGCAGGCCGAGCGCGACGCGTTGCAGCGCGGCGAGCTCATCAGGACTGGCGACATGGGATATGTGGACCAGGACGGCTTCCTCTATCTTTGCGACCGCAAGCGCGACCTCATCATTTCAGGCGGGGTGAACATCTACCCCGCCGAGATCGAGGGGGTCCTGTCCGAATATCCCGGCGTGCGGGACACAGCGGTGTTCGGCATTCCCGATCCTGCCTATGGCGAGGCCGTGATGGCCGTGGTGCAGCCATGCCAAGACGCGAAGCTCGAGGCAGACGCAATCCGCGCGTTCCTGAAGACGCGGCTCGCCGCCTTCAAGCTGCCCCGTGTCATCGAGATACGACACGATCTGCCGCGGGAGGAATCGGGCAAGATCCGCAAGCGTCTGATCCGGGAGCCATATTGGAAAAACGCGCAAAGATCGATCTGA
- a CDS encoding TRAP transporter substrate-binding protein, with protein sequence MLRRNFLKGAAVAASATALSAPAVAQSSPKIRWRMVTSFPQTLPNLYGSASAFAKYVTKATDGNFEIQLFGPGEIVAGNQALDAVSDGTIEVAHTPGNYYIGKDVGFAFGNGIPFGLNARQHDAWWHLGGGQDLFNEMLSKYNAYAMACGNSGAQMGGFFRKEIKGLEDIKGLKFRVSGLAGRILGELGVVAQQIPVTDVYSALERGTLDAVEFSGPADDEKLGFVKVAKYYYAPSFWEGSSQCCVMFGKDKWEELPENYKAIVTTAAQYGHNYMTWAYDSTNGPALRRMVAAGAEVRPLPDSILKASLQVANKLYDQLSGESPAFKTMYDSMVAFRGDVLPWWQISEYAYDSFMVRTRGKA encoded by the coding sequence TTGTTGCGCCGAAACTTCCTGAAGGGTGCCGCCGTGGCCGCGTCGGCCACCGCGCTTTCAGCTCCGGCCGTGGCGCAGTCCTCGCCGAAAATTCGCTGGCGCATGGTCACCAGTTTTCCCCAGACGCTGCCGAATCTCTATGGATCCGCCAGCGCCTTCGCGAAATATGTGACCAAGGCGACGGACGGCAATTTCGAGATCCAGCTCTTTGGGCCGGGAGAGATCGTCGCGGGCAACCAGGCGCTCGACGCCGTGTCCGACGGCACGATCGAGGTGGCCCATACGCCAGGGAATTACTACATCGGCAAGGATGTGGGCTTCGCCTTCGGCAACGGCATTCCCTTCGGCCTGAACGCGCGCCAGCACGATGCCTGGTGGCACCTGGGCGGCGGGCAGGATCTCTTCAACGAGATGCTTTCCAAATACAACGCCTATGCGATGGCCTGCGGGAATTCGGGCGCGCAGATGGGCGGCTTCTTCCGTAAGGAGATCAAGGGGCTCGAGGACATAAAGGGCCTCAAGTTCCGCGTCAGCGGGCTCGCCGGCCGTATCCTCGGCGAGCTCGGCGTGGTTGCGCAGCAGATTCCGGTCACCGACGTCTATTCGGCGTTGGAGCGGGGCACGCTGGATGCGGTGGAGTTTTCGGGCCCCGCCGACGACGAGAAGCTCGGCTTCGTCAAGGTGGCGAAATACTACTATGCGCCGAGCTTCTGGGAAGGCAGCTCGCAATGCTGCGTGATGTTCGGCAAGGACAAGTGGGAAGAGCTGCCGGAAAACTACAAGGCGATCGTCACCACGGCGGCCCAATACGGCCATAACTACATGACCTGGGCCTATGACAGCACAAATGGGCCGGCCCTGCGCCGAATGGTGGCCGCGGGTGCCGAGGTGCGGCCCCTGCCGGACAGCATCCTGAAGGCGTCGCTGCAAGTGGCGAACAAGCTCTATGATCAGCTTTCGGGCGAGAGCCCCGCTTTCAAGACGATGTACGATTCCATGGTGGCGTTCCGCGGCGATGTGCTGCCCTGGTGGCAGATCAGCGAATATGCCTATGACTCCTTCATGGTGCGGACGCGGGGCAAGGCCTAG
- a CDS encoding acyl-CoA dehydrogenase family protein → MPSDIDTALRETLRRYVRERLVPLEFQVAEEDHVPDDVIDEMREMGLFGITIPEEYGGLGLTLSEEIELVFELTWTSLAFRSVIAMNLGVGSQGIVMDGTRAQKERWLPRIASGEIITAFCLTEPDSGSDSAALRTSAIPDGDEYVISGTKRYISNAPLAGLFIVMARTSAERLPGNRHVTAFLVPADTPGLSVGKRDRKMGQRGAATADVILDGVRVPASSILGGEPGRGFATAMKVLDRGRIGVAAAAIGQARRLLHEGLAYAVERKQFGRPIGEFQLVQAMLADSRAEIYAAECMVRDAAARYDAGATVSTEASCCKMFATEMVGRVADRTVQIFGGAGYMQEAGVERFYRDVRVLRIYEGTTQIQQLVIARNMLRETGLGQ, encoded by the coding sequence ATGCCGTCTGATATCGATACGGCTTTGCGTGAAACCTTGCGGCGCTACGTGCGTGAGCGGCTGGTACCGCTGGAGTTCCAGGTGGCCGAAGAGGACCACGTGCCCGACGACGTGATCGACGAGATGCGGGAAATGGGCCTGTTCGGCATCACCATCCCCGAGGAGTACGGCGGTCTGGGCCTGACATTGTCGGAAGAAATCGAGCTCGTTTTCGAGCTGACCTGGACCTCGCTTGCGTTCCGCTCGGTCATTGCGATGAATCTCGGCGTCGGCTCGCAGGGAATCGTCATGGACGGAACGCGCGCGCAGAAGGAACGCTGGCTGCCGCGCATCGCCTCCGGTGAGATCATCACCGCCTTCTGCCTCACCGAGCCGGATTCCGGTTCCGACAGTGCAGCCCTCCGCACGAGCGCGATACCGGACGGGGACGAGTACGTGATCTCCGGGACCAAGCGCTATATCAGCAATGCGCCGCTCGCCGGACTGTTCATCGTCATGGCGCGCACCAGTGCCGAGCGGCTACCGGGCAACCGGCATGTGACGGCATTCCTCGTGCCTGCCGACACCCCCGGCCTCAGCGTCGGCAAGCGGGACAGGAAAATGGGGCAGCGGGGCGCGGCGACGGCCGACGTCATACTCGATGGGGTGCGCGTACCGGCGTCCAGCATCCTCGGCGGCGAGCCAGGTCGCGGCTTTGCAACGGCCATGAAGGTGCTCGACCGCGGGCGGATCGGCGTGGCAGCCGCTGCGATCGGCCAAGCGAGACGGCTGCTGCATGAGGGCCTCGCCTATGCGGTGGAGCGCAAACAGTTCGGCCGCCCCATCGGCGAGTTCCAGCTGGTGCAGGCCATGCTCGCCGACAGCCGCGCCGAGATTTATGCCGCCGAGTGCATGGTCCGCGACGCAGCCGCGAGATACGATGCCGGCGCCACGGTTTCCACCGAAGCCTCGTGCTGCAAGATGTTCGCAACCGAGATGGTCGGACGCGTTGCCGACCGGACGGTCCAGATCTTCGGCGGCGCCGGCTACATGCAGGAGGCCGGCGTGGAGCGGTTCTACCGCGACGTGCGGGTGCTGCGCATCTATGAGGGCACGACGCAGATCCAGCAGCTCGTGATCGCGCGGAACATGCTGCGGGAAACGGGGCTAGGGCAATGA
- a CDS encoding TRAP transporter small permease subunit has product MLQSSLLRISHAIDLVNDRIGRLVTWAILVAILVSAANAVSRRFFGMSSNAWLELQWYLFGAVVLLCAAWALKEKEHVAVDLLTARLPPRRRTWLMLLGHVLFLLPFATLMVWLSVPYAVASFASGEVSLNPGGLVVWPAKALIAAGFVTLLLQCLSEIIKCVAILGNFPGAPSADETARPGAPIAEQTVPPAIGPGAAPGPEDAGR; this is encoded by the coding sequence TTGCTGCAGTCAAGCCTGTTGCGGATTTCGCATGCGATCGACTTGGTGAACGACCGGATCGGCCGGCTCGTGACCTGGGCGATCCTCGTTGCCATCCTGGTGTCGGCCGCCAACGCTGTCTCGCGCCGCTTCTTCGGGATGTCGTCCAACGCCTGGCTCGAACTGCAATGGTATCTCTTCGGCGCGGTCGTGCTCCTCTGCGCAGCCTGGGCCCTGAAGGAGAAGGAGCATGTGGCGGTCGATCTGCTCACGGCGCGGCTGCCGCCCCGCCGCCGAACCTGGCTGATGCTCCTCGGGCACGTGCTGTTTCTGCTGCCGTTCGCCACGCTGATGGTGTGGCTTTCCGTACCCTATGCCGTGGCTTCCTTCGCCTCAGGCGAAGTCTCGCTCAACCCCGGCGGTCTCGTGGTATGGCCGGCCAAGGCGCTCATCGCCGCGGGTTTCGTGACGCTGCTGCTGCAATGCCTAAGCGAGATCATCAAGTGCGTCGCGATCCTCGGCAACTTCCCCGGCGCGCCTTCCGCGGACGAAACGGCCCGGCCTGGTGCCCCGATCGCTGAGCAGACCGTGCCGCCCGCTATCGGCCCTGGCGCGGCGCCGGGACCGGAGGATGCGGGTCGATGA
- the fabG gene encoding 3-oxoacyl-ACP reductase FabG — translation MLAERRHARPNDEYVRQLPDLIVSGETQCRQSRPNDDARHYTKIIFIDKRPTQKYGLAGFGATGVWMNLGLRGKVAIVTGGARGIGRSICELFAEEGVRVAVADIDGDGAGATASTIRQTGGEALGVRCDVTDGASVQALTATVEAAFGTIHILVNNAGFTRDMRIGRMTEADWDSVVDVILKGAFNCTKAVLPAMMEQSAGRIINISSRAHLGNPGQANYSAAKAGLIGFTKAMSLEVGRNFITVNAVAPGVVETEAVRALPHFEKISANVEKTVAIPRMGNVSDVADAVAFLASERASYITGEVLHVTGGRY, via the coding sequence ATGCTTGCCGAGCGGCGTCATGCCCGCCCCAATGATGAATACGTCCGTCAATTGCCCGACCTGATTGTGAGCGGTGAGACCCAATGCCGCCAGTCTCGCCCCAATGATGATGCTCGCCACTATACGAAAATCATTTTCATTGACAAGCGTCCAACCCAAAAATACGGTCTGGCAGGCTTTGGAGCGACGGGAGTCTGGATGAATTTGGGATTGCGGGGCAAGGTGGCGATCGTGACTGGCGGCGCGCGCGGCATCGGGCGGTCGATATGCGAGCTTTTCGCCGAAGAGGGTGTTCGCGTCGCCGTGGCTGACATCGACGGCGACGGAGCCGGGGCGACGGCTTCGACAATCCGGCAAACGGGCGGCGAAGCCCTTGGCGTGCGCTGCGATGTGACGGATGGCGCCTCGGTGCAGGCCCTCACCGCAACCGTGGAGGCGGCGTTTGGCACCATCCACATCCTCGTCAACAATGCGGGCTTCACGCGCGACATGCGCATCGGGCGGATGACCGAGGCCGACTGGGACAGTGTTGTGGACGTGATCCTCAAAGGCGCTTTCAATTGCACCAAGGCTGTCCTTCCGGCGATGATGGAGCAAAGCGCCGGCCGGATCATCAACATCTCCTCGCGCGCGCATCTCGGCAATCCGGGCCAGGCGAACTATTCGGCCGCCAAGGCGGGCCTGATAGGCTTCACCAAGGCCATGTCGCTGGAGGTCGGCCGCAACTTCATCACCGTGAACGCGGTGGCGCCCGGCGTGGTGGAAACCGAGGCCGTGCGCGCCTTACCCCACTTCGAGAAGATCAGCGCCAATGTGGAAAAGACGGTCGCCATTCCACGGATGGGCAACGTCTCCGATGTCGCCGACGCAGTCGCCTTCCTCGCATCGGAACGGGCGAGCTACATCACCGGAGAGGTGCTTCACGTCACCGGCGGACGCTACTGA